In bacterium, one genomic interval encodes:
- a CDS encoding nitroreductase family protein, translating to MASSIPEVLTARRTVRFYTDAQVPAGLVRTLLEAAISAPSAHNAQPTRFVVIESPDVKRRLAERMARRWRPDLEQLRTPEAAIHVELR from the coding sequence ATGGCTTCCTCGATCCCCGAAGTGCTCACCGCGAGGCGAACGGTGCGATTCTACACGGATGCGCAGGTGCCGGCAGGCCTCGTGCGCACCCTGCTCGAGGCCGCGATCTCCGCCCCGTCGGCCCACAACGCGCAGCCGACCCGGTTTGTCGTGATCGAGTCCCCCGACGTGAAGCGGCGGCTTGCCGAACGCATGGCGCGGCGGTGGCGCCCGGACCTCGAACAACTCCGCACGCCGGAGGCGGCGATCCACGTGGAACTCCG